In Aedes albopictus strain Foshan chromosome 3, AalbF5, whole genome shotgun sequence, the following are encoded in one genomic region:
- the LOC109422724 gene encoding uncharacterized protein LOC109422724: MVRVTAYVHHPVYNYSHKYRNLDMMMKDVKNFLQDYDQIILHKDPYRGVFHSYLREIRTKTKQLLLKFDAKPYDDGSAKPEKELFCCGLAFHDAAELRRHYKAVHNEPFVRHANAIELKSAFAKLAHMRHRLNEYINFGEEYSLGLIINLKRMQKKISNSLKF; encoded by the exons ATGGTTCGAGTGACTGCTTATGTTCATCATCCTGTGTACAATTACAGCCACAAGTATAGAAAC CTGGACATGATGATGAAAGACGtcaagaacttcctgcaggactACGACCAAATAATCTTGCACAAGGATCCCTATAGAGGAGTGTTCCACAGCTATTTGCGCGAGATCCGTACCAAGACTAAACAGCTGCTGCTGAAATTCGATGCAAAACCATACGACGATGGAAGTGCGAAACCGGAAAAGGAGTTGTTCTGCTGTGGT ttggctTTCCACGATGCTGCGGAACTGAGGAGGCACTATAAAGCCGTTCATAATGAACCGTTCGTACGTCACGCAAATGCGATCGAG CTCAAATCTGCTTTCGCGAAGCTAGCTCACATGCGTCATCGACTTAACGAGTACATCAATTTTGGAGAAGAATACTCCTTGGGTCTGATCATCAATTTGAAGAGAATGCAGAAGAAAATTTCCAATTCATTAAAGTTCTAA